One Labeo rohita strain BAU-BD-2019 chromosome 12, IGBB_LRoh.1.0, whole genome shotgun sequence genomic region harbors:
- the rhoq gene encoding rho-related GTP-binding protein RhoQ, with the protein MANGTGSIMLKCVVVGDGAVGKTCLLMSYANDAFPEEYVPTVFDHYAVSVTVGGKQYLLGLYDTAGQEDYDRLRPLSYPMTDVFLICFSVVNPASFQNVREEWVPELQEYAPNVPYLLIGTQIDLRDDPKTIAKLNDVKEKPIVTEQGQKLAKEIGACCYVECSALTQKGLKTVFDEAIIAILAPKKGALKRRLGPRCINCCLIT; encoded by the exons ATGGCAAACGGAACCGGCAGCATCATGTTGAAATGCGTGGTCGTCGGCGACGGCGCCGTTGGAAAAACTTGTCTGCTGATGAGCTATGCCAACGACGCGTTTCCAGAGGAATATGTGCCCACTGTCTTTGATCATTATGCAG TGAGTGTGACGGTTGGGGGAAAACAGTACCTGCTGGGGCTGTATGACACTGCGGGTCAG GAGGACTATGATCGCCTGCGACCCCTGTCCTACCCCATGACAGATGTCTTCCTCATTTGCTTCTCCGTGGTGAATCCAGCCAGCTTCCAGAACGTGAGAGAGGAGTGGGTCCCTGAGCTGCAGGAGTACGCACCCAACGTCCCTTACCTGCTCATCGGCACTCAG ATTGACCTGCGGGACGACCCCAAGACTATTGCCAAGCTGAATGACGTTAAGGAAAAACCCATTGTGACAGAACAAGGCCAAAAGCTAGCAAAAGAG ATTGGTGCCTGCTGTTATGTTGAATGTTCAGCGTTGACACAAAAAGGCCTGAAGACTGTGTTTGATGAGGCCATTATAGCCATTCTGGCTCCTAAGAAAGGTGCACTCAAGCGAAGACTGGGCCCACGCTGCATCAACTGCTGCCTCATCACATGA
- the pigf gene encoding phosphatidylinositol-glycan biosynthesis class F protein: MWDVEIRGMASAHAIIASSIFMATVMPAVFVENFSVYGTHMVWLYCVAGSVAVVNIAVFWLLGISPPTKKHTLSYKINRLLRSCLYFLLSCLFFHTVVVLYGAPLLESALETFSLAVLLSTLTTLRCLCILGPNVQAWIRVFSRDGAMSVWDTSLQITTGCSVIGAWLGAFPIPLDWDRPWQVWPISCTLGATTGFLTGLLAAPVWIHWHRKQLTYKLK, translated from the exons ATGTGGGATGTTGAGATCAGGGGGATGGCATCGGCTCATGCCATTATTGCCTCTTCCATCTTCATGGCAACTGTGATGCCTGCTGTATTTGTGGAAAACTTCTCTGTTTATGGGACCCACATGGTTTGGCTGTACTGTGTGGCTGGATCTGTTGCTGTGGTCAACATCGCAGTCTTTTGGCTTCTTGGCATCAGCCCACCAACAAAGAAGCACACGTTGAGCTACAAG ATCAACAGATTGCTCAGATCCTGTTTGTACTTTTTACTGTCATGCCTGTTTTTTCACACTGTTGTGGTGCTATATGGTGCACCTTTGCTTGA GTCTGCTCTGGAGACATTTTCTCTGGCCGTGCTTCTGTCCACGCTCACTACATTGAGATGTCTTTGTATCCTGGGACCTAACGTACAAGCATGGATCCGGGTTTTCAGTAGAGATGG GGCGATGTCAGTGTGGGACACCTCTCTTCAGATTACCACTGGCTGTAGTGTGATTGGAGCCTGGTTGGGAGCTTTCCCTATTCCTCTCGACTGGGACAGACCCTGGCAG GTTTGGCCCATCTCCTGTACCCTCGGGGCAACTACTGGATTTCTGACCGGCCTCCTCGCCGCTCCCGTCTGGATCCACTGGCATCGCAAACAGCTCACCTACAAGCTCAAGTGA
- the cript gene encoding cysteine-rich PDZ-binding protein — MVCEKCEKKLGRVITPDTWKDGARNTTESGGRKLNENKMLTSKKARFDPYGKSGFATCRICKSSVHQSGSHYCQGCAYKKGICAMCGKKVIDTKNYKQTSV; from the exons ATGGTTTGCGAGAAGT GTGAGAAGAAACTGGGGCGAGTCATCACGCCTGATACCTGGAAAGATGGGGCTAGAAACACAACAG AGAGTGGTGGTCGAAAgcttaatgaaaataaaatgctgactTCAAAAAAAGCCAG GTTTGATCCTTATGGCAAATCTGGGTTTGCCAcatgcagaatatgcaaaagcTCCGTCCATCAGTCTGGTTCACATTACTGTCAAGGATGTGCTTACAAAAAAG GAATTTGCGCCATGTGTGGGAAGAAGGTTATTGACACCAAGAACTACAAACAGACCTCAGTTTGA
- the gch2 gene encoding GTP cyclohydrolase 2, with protein MEYQKAAELNGLCNGKLVTEYLCRNGFSELTENFDTKKVAVQHKNETSRKEAEDESRLPALEAAYTTILQGLGENTDRQGLLKTPLRAAKAMQFLTKGYHETIFDVLNDAIFDEDHEELVIVKDIDMFSLCEHHLVPFFGKVHIGYLPSKKVVGLSKLARIVEIYSRRLQVQERLTKQIAMAISEALQPAGVAVVIEATHMCMVMRGVQKMNSRTVTSAMLGVFREDPKAREEFLALTKSA; from the exons ATGGAATACCAAAAAGCGGCAGAATTGAACGGTTTGTGCAATGGCAAACTCGTCACAGAATATCTCTGCCGTAACGGCTTTAGCGAGCTGACAGAAAATTTCGATACGAAAAAAGTCGCTGTCCAGCACAAAAACGAGACATCCCGGAAAGAAGCGGAGGATGAGTCGCGGTTACCTGCTCTGGAGGCGGCGTACACAACCATCCTTCAAGGTCTGGGAGAGAACACGGACCGCCAGGGGCTCCTCAAAACCCCGCTCCGTGCAGCAAAAGCCATGCAGTTCTTGACCAAAGGCTACCATGAGACCATCTTCG ACGTCCTTAATGATGCCATCTTTGATGAAGACCACGAGGAGCTAGTTATTGTGAAAGATATTGACATGTTTTCACTTTGTGAACATCATCTAGTACCATTTTTTGGCAAG gTTCACATAGGATATCTGCCGAGTAAAAAAGTTGTTGGCCTCAGTAAGCTTGCAAG GATTGTTGAAATCTACAGTCGCAGACTTCAAG TCCAAGAGCGCCTAACAAAGCAAATTGCAATGGCAATCTCTGAGGCCCTGCAGCCCGCCGGTGTGGCAGTTGTCATTGAGGCAAC TCACATGTGTATGGTCATGCGTGGAGTGCAGAAGATGAACAGCCGTACTGTGACCAGCGCCATGCTGGGTGTGTTCAGAGAGGATCCAAAAGCTCGAGAAGAGTTCCTGGCCCTGACCAAAAGCGCATAG